A single Lactuca sativa cultivar Salinas chromosome 8, Lsat_Salinas_v11, whole genome shotgun sequence DNA region contains:
- the LOC111884211 gene encoding WAT1-related protein At1g70260 encodes METKVMVIGEVVPCMLMVLMEVCTIGLTILASTVLSKGLSPFVFVVYTNALSSIFLLPYNSFIGRRNKRDDLIPQFLLLGFVGVTMAQNLAFVGLSYSSPIVACGMGNLIPSISFILAALCRRTNVDLKSSSTRAKLIGTLISIIGAVSLTLYRGPVIKDSSAHLRLAPRLFVFLSNNEHWVVGCILFATASLTFSVWNILQVGTLEKCPDVMTVASSYSLFGTVQSALLALIIERDPNAWRLQFDMGLLVIVSTAVFASLIKSHVHMWCIQRKGQFYVTMFRPLGVPIASTFGCIFFAETFHYGSMMSAAITGIGYYTMMWGQMREDESRRGKVDLVEERTPLLQEEDQV; translated from the exons ATGGAGACGAAGGTTATGGTGATAGGTGAAGTAGTACCATGCATGTTAATGGTGTTAATGGAAGTTTGCACCATCGGGTTAACGATACTGGCTAGTACTGTCTTGTCGAAAGGGCTAAGTCCTTTTGTGTTCGTCGTCTACACCAACGCCCTTTCTTCGATCTTTCTCCTCCCATACAACTCCTTCATCGGTCGTAGAAACAA GAGAGACGATCTTATCCCGCAGTTTCTTCTTCTCGGTTTCGTAGG GGTGACAATGGCGCAAAATCTAGCGTTTGTTGGCTTGAGTTATAGTTCACCGATCGTTGCTTGTGGAATGGGCAATTTAATCCCCTCTATTTCGTTCATTCTGGCTGCTCTTTGCAG AAGAACAAACGTGGATCTGAAAAGTTCAAGTACGCGAGCGAAATTGATTGGTACTTTGATATCGATCATCGGAGCTGTGTCCCTAACTCTCTACAGGGGTCCGGTGATCAAGGACTCTTCGGCCCATCTTCGGTTGGCTCCTCGATTGTTCGTTTTCTTATCAAACAACGAACATTGGGTTGTTGGTTGCATTCTTTTCGCAACTGCTTCTCTGACGTTCTCAGTATGGAACATTCTTCAG GTGGGAACTCTTGAAAAATGCCCAGACGTGATGACAGTGGCTTCTAGTTATAGCTTGTTTGGGACAGTGCAATCGGCCTTGCTTGCTTTAATCATTGAAAGAGACCCTAATGCTTGGCGGTTGCAATTTGACATGGGACTCCTTGTCATTGTCTCGACA GCAGTATTTGCAAGCCTGATTAAAAGCCATGTACACATGTGGTGCATACAAAGAAAAGGCCAGTTTTATGTGACTATGTTCAGACCTCTCGGGGTTCCAATAGCTAGCACGTTTGGTTGCATCTTCTTTGCTGAAACTTTTCATTATGGAAG CATGATGAGTGCAGCAATTACAGGAATCGGATATTACACAATGATGTGGGGCCAAATGAGAGAGGATGAAAGTAGGAGGGGTAAAGTGGATTTAGTGGAAGAGAGAACTCCTCTTTTGCAAGAAGAGGATCAAGTTTAA